The following coding sequences lie in one Hydrogenophaga sp. PBL-H3 genomic window:
- a CDS encoding YraN family protein, with protein sequence MAPAPTTKARGDAAEDAALEHLQRQGLKLVQRNFKTPGRGGGEIDLIMREPDGTLVFIEVRQRASQRQGGAGASVTPLKQRRIVFAARHFLLRLGSEPPCRFDAVLIDGTSGHIDWLRAAFDASGAI encoded by the coding sequence ATGGCGCCTGCACCGACCACCAAGGCCCGGGGAGATGCGGCCGAAGACGCTGCGCTTGAGCACCTGCAGCGCCAGGGTTTGAAGCTGGTTCAGCGCAACTTCAAGACGCCGGGACGGGGCGGTGGCGAGATCGATTTGATTATGCGTGAGCCCGACGGTACGCTGGTCTTCATCGAGGTGCGCCAGCGCGCCAGCCAGCGCCAGGGCGGTGCGGGTGCCAGTGTCACTCCGCTCAAGCAGCGTCGCATCGTGTTTGCCGCGCGGCACTTTTTGCTGCGGCTTGGGTCAGAGCCCCCATGCCGATTCGACGCTGTGCTGATCGACGGCACCAGTGGCCACATCGACTGGCTACGCGCGGCCTTCGACGCCTCCGGCGCAATTTGA